In Streptomyces sp. NBC_01231, the sequence GTACTTGTTGTCGAACTTCGACTTGGTGACGGCGTCGTTGACGTTGATCGCCGGGAACAGGAGAACGCCGTCGCGCTGCATCTCGTACAGGCGGTGGACGCCGGTCGTGGTCTCCTCGGTCACGCCGCGGATCTCCGAGGCGAGTTGGGTCCACTTCTGCGAGCCGTCCGTGATGGTGCGGTGCAGGAGTTCGAGGATGACGCGGTGCTCGTCGGACTCGGCGGTGTCGACGTCCGGGACCTTGCCGTCCTTCTCGTACTCGACGCCCTTGTGGACGAGGAGGGTGGCGTCACCGCCGTCGTCCAGGATCATGTTCGGGCCGCCGGTGGGGGTGTTCGGCCAGGTCAGGGCCTGCTCCGTGCACCACCAGTACTCGTCCAGGGTCTCGCCCTTCCAGGCGAAGACCGGGATGCCCTGCGGGTTGTCGGGCGTGCCGTTCGGGCCGACGGCGATGGCGGCGGCCGCGTGGTCCTGGGTGGAGAAGATGTTGCAGGAGGCCCAGCGGACCTCGGCGCCCAGAGCGGTCAGGGTCTCGATGAGGACCGCGGTCTGAACGGTCATGTGCAGGGAGCCGGTGACGCGCGCGCCGGCCAGGAGCTGCGTCTCGGCGTACTCCTTGCGGATCGCCATCAGGCCGGGCATCTCGTGCTCGGCGAGGGTGATCTCCTTGCGGCCGAACTCGGCCAGGGAGAGGTCGGCGACCTTGAAGTCCTGGTTGTCGACAGTCGTCATTACGTGCTGCTCCTCGAGGTTGGGGCGAGGTGGGTACGGCTGTTCTGCGCGGCGGCGGACACAAAGGTGCCCGAAAGAGGGCACGGGGCATGCCCGCGTGTGCGCAGCGCAGTCCGTCGGAGGCCCTCTCTCCCTCGGTCGGTCCCCGGTGGGACCGCCCGACCGCCATCAGCAGCGACGTCTGGCTCCGACCCAAGCTACACCGGTGGGCCCGGCCACCCCCAGTCCGCCTCCGAACACTTCGCGCCATCACGGCTTGGGATCGGGGCTTGTGCCCGGCTCCCGCCGTACTCATGCCGGGTGCGGAGAGTGGGCCTGATCACGGGTGAGAACAGGACATCCGCGAGCGAGGGTGGAAAGGAGCACAGGTGCGCGCAGAACGGGGCGGACAGGGGCATTCTGCTCCTTGGGGCTGCGGGCGGGCGTGGGGCAGGATGCCGGGAGATCGGAACAACTGATCGATCTTGCGGAGCGCCCGGGACGGCGTTCCGTTCGACGAAGGCGTTAGGAGATCGACGTGACCAGTCCGGCCGGCCCTCCCCCCACGGGCCGCGGCACCACCGAGCAGAAGCGCTTGAAGCTGCTCGCGGTGACCGCGTGCCCGACCGGCATCGCACACACGTACATGGCCGCCGAGAAACTCGCACAGGCCGCCGCGAGCCGCGGTATCGAGATGAAGGTGGAGACGCAGGGGTCCATCGGGGCCGAAAACGTCCTTGATGACAACGATGTCAGAAGCGCGGACGGGGTCATCGTCGCCGCGGACAAGGATGTCGACCTGAGCCGTTTCGTGGGCAAGCGCGTCCTGACCGCCGGGGTGGCCGAGGGCATCCGTCACCCCGAGCAATTGATCGACCGGGTGCAGTCGGCGCCCGTGCACGCACCGGGCGGGACCACAGCGCCCACGGCGGCCCACGGTGGCGGCAAAGAACGCAGTGTCGCGTACAAGGCGCTGATGAACGGGGTCAGTTACATGATCCCGTTCGTGGTGGTCGGAGGGCTCCTGATCGCCATCTCGCTGTCGCTCGGCGGGCACACCGACCCGTCCGGCGGGCTGGTCATCCCGAAGGACTCCTTCTGGATGGACGTGAACAACATCGGTGTCATCGGCTTCACGCTGATGGTGCCGATCCTGTCCGGCTACATCGCCTATGCCATCGGGGACCGGCCCGCGCTGGTGCCGGGCATGATCGGCGGCTGGATCGCCAACACCGGGTCGCTGTACGACTCGAAGGCGGGTGCCGGATTCATCGGGGCGATCGTGACCGGGTTCCTGGCCGGGTACCTGGTGCTGTGGATCAAGAAGGTCAGGGTCCCGAAGTTCGTGCAGCCGATCATGCCGATCATCGTGATCCCGATCGTGGCGACCACGGCACTCGGGCTGTTCTTCGTTTATGTGATCGGAAAGCCGATCTCGTGGGTCTTCGAGCATCTCACCGACTGGCTCAGCGGGATGACGGGCACGAGCGCGATCCTGCTGGGCGCGATCCTCGGGCTGATGATCGCCTTCGACATGGGCGGCCCGGTCAACAAGACGGCCTTTCTCTTCGGTACCGGGCTGATCGCGACCGGCAACCAGACGGTCATGGGCATGTGCGCCGCGGCCATCCCGGTCATGCCGCTGGGGCAGGGGTTGGCCACGCTGATACGCAAGCGGCTGTACACCGAGCAGGAGCGGGAGACGGGTCTCGCCTCGCTGTTCATGGGCTGTTTCGGCATCTCCGAGGGAGCGATCCCGTTCGCGGCGGCACGGCCTGCGCAGGTCATCCCGGCGAACATGCTCGGCGGCGCCGTGGCCGGTGCGGTCGCCGGTGTCGCCGGTGTCGAGGACGCGGTCCCCCACGGCGGACCGATCGTGGCGGTACTGGGCGCGGTGAGCGGCGTACCCATGTTCTTCGTGGCGGTGGTGGTCGGCACGGTGGTCACCGCGCTGACGACGGTCGCGTTGGTGGACGTCGGTGAGCGTCGGCGCGGCCTTGCCCCGGTCCCGAATACTGAGCCCGTGCTGGTCGGGGCAGGGGCGGGGACGGGCTCCAGCGCGCCGGGCGGCCCCGGTGCGGGTACGCCCGCCGCCTCGGCTGTCAATGCCCCGGATACGACGCCGGGCGAAGGCACTCCGGGCGCCCGTGCCGTCGTACCGCATCAGAGCGTCTCCAGGTCCGGGGAGGCTGTCGCATCCGGCGAGAGCGGTGCTGTCGGCGACGTGGTCCTCTCCGGCTATCTCAGCGAGCGGACCGTGAAGGTCGAACTCGACGCGCGGGACAAGGAGTCCGCCATTCAGGAGATGGCGGAACTGCTGGCGCGGACCGGCAAGGTCGTGGATGGGGACGAGCTCGTGGCGACGGCGCTGCGGCGGGAGGCTCAGGGAACGACCGGGCTCGGTGAGGAGATCGCGATTCCGCATGCCAAGACGGACGCGGTGAGCGCACCCGTGGTCGGCTTCGCACGGTCCGCCGAGGGTGTCGAGTGGGGCTCCCTGGACGGCACGAAGGCCAGGTTGGTGTTCATGATCGCCGTACCGGAGGCGGCCGCGGTCGATGAACATCTGCGGATTCTGGCGCTGTTGTCACGGACGTTGATGGATCCCGGGTTCCGGGAGCGGCTGTCGGCGGCCGTGGACGAGGCGGCGGTTCTCGATGTGCTGAGCGAGATCCGTTAGCCGGGCGATCCGTTGGCCGACGCCCGCGTCCGAGTACGGGACGCGGGCCTGCACAGCCGGTTCACAGGAAGCCGATACTCTCTGCGCCGCGGCGACGTGGTGCTCTGCACCGCGCCCGGGCGGTACCACTTCGACGGCGCGGTCATGCAGCGTGTCGCGGTGCTGCTCGGCCTGGGCGCGTGGTGGGGCTCCTGGTCGGACTCACCGAGCTCGGCCTGGGGGTTGCCGCGCTTGCTGTGCGGCAGCGGAAGTCGGTTACCGCGCGCCCACCCTGGAAGGCGCAGGTGTGACGACGGCCGACGGGGCCCGCCGAACACTCGGCGGGCCCCGTCGCCGTACGGGAGCTCAGTGCCCCGTCGGCTGCTGTGCGGGTCCCCCGGGTGTGGCCTCGCGGTCGGCGCCCTTGGCGGCTTCTGCCTCGCTGTAGATGTCGGGTTCGAGGTAGATCACACGGGCGATCGGGACGGCCTCGCGGATACGGGCCTCGGCGGCGTTGATGGCGGAGGCGACCTGGGCGGCGGAGTCGTCGTGCTGGACGGAGATCTTGGCGGCGACCAACAACTCCTCGGGGCCCAGGTGGAGCGTGCGCATGTGGATGATGCCGGTGACCGTGGCGCCGTCGACGATCGCCGTCTCGATCTTTCGCACGTCCTCGACGCCCGCCGACTCGCCGAGCAGCAGGGACTTGGTCTCGGCGGCCAGGACGAGGGCGATCAGGATGAGCAGGATGCCGATGCAGAGGGTGCCGATGCCGTCCCACACGCCGTCACCGGTGAGCAGTGCCAGGCCGACACCGCCGAGCGCGAGGACCAGGCCGACGAGCGCGCCGAAGTCCTCCAGGAGGACGACCGGGAGTTCGGGCGCCTTGGCACGGCGCACGAACTCCTTCCAGGAGAGGTCGCCGCGCAGCGGGTTGGACTCCTTGATGGCCGTCCGGAAGGAGAACGACTCGGCGATGATCGCGAAGACCAGGACGCCCACCGGCCAGTACCAGTGCTCGATCTCGTGCGGTTCCTTGATCTTCTCGTAGCCCTCGTAGATGGCGAACATGCCGCCGACCGAGAAGAGGACGATGGAGACGAGGAAGGCGTAGATGTAGCGCTCGCGGCCGTAGCCGAAGGGGTGCTGCGGGGTGGCCTCGCGCTGGGCCTTCTTGCCGCCGAGCAGGAGCAGGAACTGGTTCCCGGAGTCGGCGAGCGAGTGCACGCCCTCGGCGAGCATCGACGATGAACCGCTGAACGCGAACGCCACGAACTTCGATGCCGCGATCGCGAGGTTGGCGCCGAGTGCCGCCACGATCGCTTTGGTACCGCCTGACGCGCTCATGTGTTCGCGTTGTCCCTTCGCCTTCGTACGTACGCGGTCGCTCAAGGAGGGTCGCCAAGGACCCGGGCCTTTGCCGGGCCTTTGCCGGTGGGCCATTCTTGCAGCCCCGCGCGGCACGGACTCGTCAGGTATCCACAGAGACGGTCAGACAATCACAGTGGCTCGGAAGAGTGTGCCCGCCCCCGACGCCTCGGCCTTCTCGCCCGCCGGTACGAACACGGACTGCCCGGCCGTCAGCTCGTACTCGCCCGCGCGTACCGACCCGGCCGCGCAGAGCAGGATCTGTGGGGTCGCGCGGGTGAGGTCGTGGGCGGCGGCGCCCTCGGGCAGGACGTACCGGGAGAGCCGGAACTCGTCGATCGGGGTCTCGTAGACCTCCTCGTCGTCGAGTGAGGCCTCGGGGCGCAGCACGCCGGGGTCGCTCGGTGCGAAGCGGACGATGCGCAGGAGTTCGGGCACGTCGACGTGCTTGGGGGTCAGGCCGCAGCGCAGGACGTTGTCGGAGTTCGCCATGATCTCGACGCCGAGGCCGTTCAGGTACGCGTGCGGGATGCCGGCGCCGAGGAACAGGGCCTCGCCGGGCTGGAGTCGGACGTGGTTGAGGAGCATCGCGGCGATGACGCCGGGGTCGCCCGGGTAGTGGTGGGCGATGTCCGCGTAGGGGGCGTAGGTGCCGCCGAGCCGGGTGCAGACGGAGGTGGCCGCGGTGACCGTGCGGGCCATCTCGTCCGGGTCGGCGGTGAGGATCGCCGTGAGGACCTCGCGCAGGGCCGCGTCCTCGGGGCGGGCGTGCAGCAGGTCGACGTACGGCTTGAGGGCGTCGATGCCGAGCCCGTTGAGGAGGCCGGCGGCCTCGGCCGGGTCACGGAAGCCGCACAGGCCGTCGAACTCGGTGAGCGCACAGATGAGTTCGGGCTTGTGGTTGGCGTCCTTGTAGTTGCGGTGCGGGGCGTCGATGGGAATGTTCCGGCGTTCCTCGTCCGCGTAGCCCTCCTTCGCCTGCTCCAGGTCGGGGTGCACCTGGAGGGAGAGCGGGGCGCCGGCGGCGAGGATCTTGAGCAGGAAGGGCAGTCGCGGGCCGAACTTGGCCACGGCCGGCGCGCCCAACTCCCGTTCCGGGTCGGCCTCGACGACCTCGACGAGGGTGCCGCGCCCAGTGCGGGAGGGTGCGCCCGGGTGGGCGCCCATCCACATCTCCGCCTGCGGCTCGCCGGTCGGCTCCACGCCGAGCAGTCGCGGGATCGCGGTGGCCGAACCCCAGGCGTAGGGGCGGATCGTGTTGTCGAGGCGGTCCATGGGGTTCTTCCTGCCGGTTCTGTGCGTACGACTTCTCTGTGTGCACGGCTTCTGCGTACCGCTTCTGCGGGTGCGGCTTCTGCGTTCACGAGTTCTGTGTGCGTACGACTTCCGTACGCACGACACCGCTGTGCCTACGACACCTCTGCGCCTGCGGCGGTCAAGGCGTCCTGGGCAAGATCAGGCCCTGGAAGCGAGCGCCAGGTAAACGGCGGCGAAATCCGTCATGGCGATCAGTTCCGCGAGGGTCTCCAGTTCACCGCCTGATTCCGGCTCCAGTTCACTGATCGGTGTGTCGTGGGTGAGGGCCAGTTCGCGGGCGCCGGGGGCGGCGGTGAGGCCGCCGATCGGGCGGTCGCGGAGCAGCACCACGCGCGCGTGCAGGGCGGGCGCTTCCTCCACGCGGTCGCGGAAGAAGTCGTCGGGGTCGGCGGCGGCGGCCAAGGTGCCCGCGAGGAGGGCGCTGTGGGCGGCGAGGGCCTCGGGCAGTTCGGCGACGACCGCCGGCGTGCCGGCCAACTCGGCGAGGGCGGCGGCGAAACGGCGCCCGGCGGGTCCCCCGGAGGTGCCCTCGGTCCAGATCACCGGGAGGGTGTCGGCGAGTTCGGCGGCCAGGGTCTTGGCCGGGTTGCTGTAGGTCGCGATGGCGGGACCGCAGCGCTCGGCGACGCGGTCGAGGCGGTCGGCGACCTTGCTGAGGGCGTCCGGCGGAGCGGTGAGCAGACCGGTTCGGTCGAGGATCGCGAGCAGTGGCGTGAGCAGCGCCCACAGGATGCCGGGGGCGGACGCGGCGGGGAGCACGTCCTGCTGTTCGTCGTACGGGGCGGTCGCCAGCGGCACGAAGAGGCCGTGGGCGCCATCCACCGCCTCGGTGAGCGGGGTGCGGGCCGGGGCCACCGCGACGACCGTGCAGCCGCGTCGGTACGCCGCTTCGGCGAGCAGAGACAGACCCGGTTCGGTGCCGTCGGGGGTGGCGATCAGAAGCAGGTCCACGGAGCCGGCCCAGCCGGGCAGTTCCCAGCGCAGGGCGCCCGCCGCGGGGGCGACGCCGGTCGGAGCCAGGCGGATGACCGGGCTGCCGGGGCCCGCGAGCGTGCCGAGGAGGTCGGCGACGCAGACGGCGGCGGTGCCGGGGCCCGCGATGAGGACGGCGCGGGGGCGGCCGTCCGGTTTGAGGTCGGGCACGCCGGCCTCGGCTGCGTGCCGGGCGGCGGTGCGGACGCGGGCACCGGCCTCGGCGGCGCCTCGGAGCAGGCCGCGATGGTCGGCCTCCGCGAGTGCCTCAGGGGTGTCGAGGAGCGATTCGTCGAGCATGGGCGGCAGCCTCCGGTGGCCGGGTTCGTCGGATGCGCGGGTCTCCGGGTCGCCAGGTGGTGGCTCAGGCGGGGCGGCGGGCCTCGTCTACGAGGAGGACGGGGATGCCGTCACGGACGGGGTACGCCAGGCCGCAGTCCTGGCCGGTGCAGATCAGCTCGGTGTCCTGCTCCGTGAGGGGGGCGTGGCAGGCCGGGCAGGCGAGGATCTCCAGGAGGCCGGCTTCGAGCGGCATGGGGTGTCCCTTCGGGGCAGGTTCGCGTGCGCTTGCGTGTGCGGATGTGCCTGGTCAGGGTACCGCCGGGAACGCGGGGTGTGGATGCCGCAGCGGACCGGGGTTCGTGGGCGACCGGTGCGGGCGTGGCCGGCCGCCGAGTTGGCCCTGCTTTGCCGGTGCCCGTCCCGTCGGACGGGCCTGCGGCGCTCAGCCCCGCATGATCCGCCTCAGCCGCGGATGATCCCCAGAACCTCGTCCCGCACCTTCGTCATCGTGGCCTCGTCCCTGGCCTCCGCGTTCAGCCGCAGCAACGGTTCCGTGTTGGAAGGACGGACGTTGAACCACCAGTCGGCCGACGACACCGTCAGGCCGTCCAGCAGGTCCAGCTCGATGCCCTCGTGGCCCTCGTACGCGGAGCGCACCGCGATGAGGCGGCCCGCCTGGTCGTCGACCGTGGAGTTGATCTCGCCGGAGCCGGCGTAGCGGTCGTACTGCGCCACCAGGGCCGAGAGGGGGCCCTCCTGACCGCCGAGGGCGGCCAGGACGTGCAGGGCGGCCAGCATGCCGGTGTCGGCGTTCCAGAAGTCCTTGAAGTAGTAGTGCGCGGAGTGCTCGCCGCCGAAGATCGCGCCGGTCCTCGCCATCTCGGCCTTGATGAAGGAGTGGCCCACGCGCGTGCGGACCGGTGTGCCGCCCTGCTCCTTCACGACCTCGGGCACCGACCAGGACGTGATCAGGTTGTGGATGATCGTGCCCTTGCCACCGTGCTTGGCGAGTTCGCGGGAGGCCACCAGGGCGGTGATGGCGGACGGGGAGACCGGGTCGCCGTGCTCGTCGACGACGAAACAGCGGTCGGCGTCGCCGTCGAAGGCGATGCCGAGGTCGGCGCCCTCCTCGCGGACGCGCTTCTGCAGGTCGACGATGTTCGCCGGGTCGAGGGGGTTGGCCTCGTGGTTCGGGAACGTGCCGTCCAGTTCGAAGTACATCGGGACGACGTCGAGCGGCAGGCCGGCGAAGACCGTGGGGACGGTGTGGCCACCCATGCCGTTGCCCGCGTCGACGACGACCTTCAGATGGGAGGGGCCCGAAGCGCCTGCCCTGGAAGGGCGGTGGTGGGAGCCGGACGTCAGGTCGACGAGGGAACGGAGGTAGGCGGCGTAGTCCTTCAGCGTGTCCTGCGTCGTGATCGTCCCCGGTGCCGCGGCCGGCTCGGGGGCGCCCGACTCGCTCCATTCCTCGACCAGTTCGCGGACCTCGGCGAGGCCCGTGTCCTGGCCGACCGGGGCGGCTCCCGCGCGGCACATCTTGATGCCGTTGTACTGGGCGGGGTTGTGCGACGCGGTGAACATGGCGCCCGGCAGGTTCAACGCGCCGGACGCGTAGTACAGCTGGTCGGTCGAGCACAGGCCGATCTCGGTGACGTCCACGCCGCGTGCCGCCGCTCCGCGCGCGAAGGCACGCGACAGTCCGGGGGAAGAGGGCCGCATGTCGTGCCCGGTCACGATCGCGCTCGCACCGGTCACCTGGACGAACGCGGCGCCGAAGAGCTCGGCCAGCGACTCGTCCCACTGGTCCGGGACGACCCCGCGCACGTCGTACGCCTTCACGAGCTGTGAGAGATCAGCCACGACCAACCCTTCTGAAAGTCCTGTAGGTCGCCCCAAACTACCCGTACCGACTGACAGTGCGCTGTGCGGTGGCCGAGTGGACTTCCAGCCGTAACCTCAGGTCAGACCGCACAGGTGTGTCGTCAGGGCAGCATCCAGCCCAGCACCGGGGAACTCTGCCCGACCACGATCAGGCACATCACCAGGAGCAGTCCGGCACTCCAGGGCAGCACCTTGCGCAGCAGGTCCCCCTCGCGGCCGGCGAGGCCCACCGCCGCGCAGGCGATGGTGAGGTTCTGCGGGGAGATCATCTTGCCGAGGACGCCGCCGGAGCTGTTGGCGGCGGCCAGGAGCTCCGGGGACAGTCCCGACTCGCGCGCCGCGGTCACCTGCAACGCCCCGAACAGCGCGTTGGCGGAGGTGTCCGAGCCGGAGACGGCCACCCCGAACCAGCCGAGGACCGGCGAGAGGAAGGCGAGTCCGGCGCCTGCGGCCGCCACGAAGTGGCCGATGGTGGCGGCCTGTCCGGAGAGGTTCATGACGTAGGCGAGGCCCAGGACGGACGTCACGGTCAGGATCGCGAACCTCAACTCGTGGACCGTGGACGCCCATTCCCTGACCGCCACGCGCGCGTGCACCTTGAGCACGACCGCTGTGCACACGCCGGCGAGCAGCACGAGGGTGCCGCCGGTGGACACGATCGGCCAGCTGAAGAGGTTCCCGCCGACCGGATCGCCGTCCGGTGTGACGACGTTCAGGAAGGGCCAGTCGTACGTCTGGGTCGTCCGGGCCAGCCAGTCCTTGACGGCCGGGATCTGCGCGACGGAGAAGATCGCGACGATCAGCGCGTACGGGGCGTAGGCGCGCAGGACTTCGCCGCGCGGGTCGGTCTCGTCCAGGTCCTCGCTGCGGGCCCCGGTCAGCACCGCGGCGCGGACGGGCTCGGCAGCCGGCCTGCGCGCGTGCGGTACGGCGACCAGGGCGCCCGCGCCCGCCAAGGCGGCCCCGATGTCGGCGAGTTGCGCGGAGAGGTAGTTCGAGGCGGCGAACTGCGCCGCGGCGAAGGCGGTTCCGCACGCCAGGGCGGGCACCCAGGTCTCGCGCAGGCCCCTGCGGCCGTCCACCAGCCAGACCAGCACCAGCGGAACCACCAGGGCCAGCAGGGGAGTTTGACGGCCCACCACGGACGCCACGGTGTCCAGGGGCAGTCCGGTGACCTGGGCGAGGGTGACGACCGGCGTGCCCATCGCGCCGAAGGCGACCGGCGCGGTGTTGGCGACCAGCGCGAC encodes:
- a CDS encoding cation diffusion facilitator family transporter; this translates as MSASGGTKAIVAALGANLAIAASKFVAFAFSGSSSMLAEGVHSLADSGNQFLLLLGGKKAQREATPQHPFGYGRERYIYAFLVSIVLFSVGGMFAIYEGYEKIKEPHEIEHWYWPVGVLVFAIIAESFSFRTAIKESNPLRGDLSWKEFVRRAKAPELPVVLLEDFGALVGLVLALGGVGLALLTGDGVWDGIGTLCIGILLILIALVLAAETKSLLLGESAGVEDVRKIETAIVDGATVTGIIHMRTLHLGPEELLVAAKISVQHDDSAAQVASAINAAEARIREAVPIARVIYLEPDIYSEAEAAKGADREATPGGPAQQPTGH
- the manA gene encoding mannose-6-phosphate isomerase, class I; its protein translation is MDRLDNTIRPYAWGSATAIPRLLGVEPTGEPQAEMWMGAHPGAPSRTGRGTLVEVVEADPERELGAPAVAKFGPRLPFLLKILAAGAPLSLQVHPDLEQAKEGYADEERRNIPIDAPHRNYKDANHKPELICALTEFDGLCGFRDPAEAAGLLNGLGIDALKPYVDLLHARPEDAALREVLTAILTADPDEMARTVTAATSVCTRLGGTYAPYADIAHHYPGDPGVIAAMLLNHVRLQPGEALFLGAGIPHAYLNGLGVEIMANSDNVLRCGLTPKHVDVPELLRIVRFAPSDPGVLRPEASLDDEEVYETPIDEFRLSRYVLPEGAAAHDLTRATPQILLCAAGSVRAGEYELTAGQSVFVPAGEKAEASGAGTLFRATVIV
- a CDS encoding L-lactate permease, with protein sequence MYVQELEPVADSLGLSALVATLPLVIVLVLLGGVRVRAHLAGLTGLLAAVLVAWLAYRMPLGQTVSSAAQGAAFGLFPILWIVVNALWVYRMTVRTRHFDILRRSFGRLSDDPRIQALVVAFCFGALLEALAGFGAPVAICSVMLVALGFDPVRAAVVALVANTAPVAFGAMGTPVVTLAQVTGLPLDTVASVVGRQTPLLALVVPLVLVWLVDGRRGLRETWVPALACGTAFAAAQFAASNYLSAQLADIGAALAGAGALVAVPHARRPAAEPVRAAVLTGARSEDLDETDPRGEVLRAYAPYALIVAIFSVAQIPAVKDWLARTTQTYDWPFLNVVTPDGDPVGGNLFSWPIVSTGGTLVLLAGVCTAVVLKVHARVAVREWASTVHELRFAILTVTSVLGLAYVMNLSGQAATIGHFVAAAGAGLAFLSPVLGWFGVAVSGSDTSANALFGALQVTAARESGLSPELLAAANSSGGVLGKMISPQNLTIACAAVGLAGREGDLLRKVLPWSAGLLLVMCLIVVGQSSPVLGWMLP
- a CDS encoding Trm112 family protein, which codes for MPLEAGLLEILACPACHAPLTEQDTELICTGQDCGLAYPVRDGIPVLLVDEARRPA
- the ahcY gene encoding adenosylhomocysteinase, yielding MTTVDNQDFKVADLSLAEFGRKEITLAEHEMPGLMAIRKEYAETQLLAGARVTGSLHMTVQTAVLIETLTALGAEVRWASCNIFSTQDHAAAAIAVGPNGTPDNPQGIPVFAWKGETLDEYWWCTEQALTWPNTPTGGPNMILDDGGDATLLVHKGVEYEKDGKVPDVDTAESDEHRVILELLHRTITDGSQKWTQLASEIRGVTEETTTGVHRLYEMQRDGVLLFPAINVNDAVTKSKFDNKYGCRHSLIDGINRATDVLIGGKTAVVCGYGDVGKGCAESLRGQGARVIVTEIDPICALQAAMDGYQVTTLDEVIDKGDIFVTTTGNKDIIMASDMAKMKHQAIIGNIGHFDNEIDMAGLAKIPGIVKDEVKPQVHTWKFPDGKVLIVLSEGRLLNLGNATGHPSFVMSNSFADQTLAQIELFTKPDEYPTDVYVLPKHLDEKVARLHLDALGVKLTQLRPEQASYIGVAVDGPYKSDHYRY
- a CDS encoding phosphomannomutase/phosphoglucomutase, translating into MVVADLSQLVKAYDVRGVVPDQWDESLAELFGAAFVQVTGASAIVTGHDMRPSSPGLSRAFARGAAARGVDVTEIGLCSTDQLYYASGALNLPGAMFTASHNPAQYNGIKMCRAGAAPVGQDTGLAEVRELVEEWSESGAPEPAAAPGTITTQDTLKDYAAYLRSLVDLTSGSHHRPSRAGASGPSHLKVVVDAGNGMGGHTVPTVFAGLPLDVVPMYFELDGTFPNHEANPLDPANIVDLQKRVREEGADLGIAFDGDADRCFVVDEHGDPVSPSAITALVASRELAKHGGKGTIIHNLITSWSVPEVVKEQGGTPVRTRVGHSFIKAEMARTGAIFGGEHSAHYYFKDFWNADTGMLAALHVLAALGGQEGPLSALVAQYDRYAGSGEINSTVDDQAGRLIAVRSAYEGHEGIELDLLDGLTVSSADWWFNVRPSNTEPLLRLNAEARDEATMTKVRDEVLGIIRG
- a CDS encoding mannose-6-phosphate isomerase; this encodes MLDESLLDTPEALAEADHRGLLRGAAEAGARVRTAARHAAEAGVPDLKPDGRPRAVLIAGPGTAAVCVADLLGTLAGPGSPVIRLAPTGVAPAAGALRWELPGWAGSVDLLLIATPDGTEPGLSLLAEAAYRRGCTVVAVAPARTPLTEAVDGAHGLFVPLATAPYDEQQDVLPAASAPGILWALLTPLLAILDRTGLLTAPPDALSKVADRLDRVAERCGPAIATYSNPAKTLAAELADTLPVIWTEGTSGGPAGRRFAAALAELAGTPAVVAELPEALAAHSALLAGTLAAAADPDDFFRDRVEEAPALHARVVLLRDRPIGGLTAAPGARELALTHDTPISELEPESGGELETLAELIAMTDFAAVYLALASRA
- a CDS encoding fructose-specific PTS transporter subunit EIIC, translating into MTSPAGPPPTGRGTTEQKRLKLLAVTACPTGIAHTYMAAEKLAQAAASRGIEMKVETQGSIGAENVLDDNDVRSADGVIVAADKDVDLSRFVGKRVLTAGVAEGIRHPEQLIDRVQSAPVHAPGGTTAPTAAHGGGKERSVAYKALMNGVSYMIPFVVVGGLLIAISLSLGGHTDPSGGLVIPKDSFWMDVNNIGVIGFTLMVPILSGYIAYAIGDRPALVPGMIGGWIANTGSLYDSKAGAGFIGAIVTGFLAGYLVLWIKKVRVPKFVQPIMPIIVIPIVATTALGLFFVYVIGKPISWVFEHLTDWLSGMTGTSAILLGAILGLMIAFDMGGPVNKTAFLFGTGLIATGNQTVMGMCAAAIPVMPLGQGLATLIRKRLYTEQERETGLASLFMGCFGISEGAIPFAAARPAQVIPANMLGGAVAGAVAGVAGVEDAVPHGGPIVAVLGAVSGVPMFFVAVVVGTVVTALTTVALVDVGERRRGLAPVPNTEPVLVGAGAGTGSSAPGGPGAGTPAASAVNAPDTTPGEGTPGARAVVPHQSVSRSGEAVASGESGAVGDVVLSGYLSERTVKVELDARDKESAIQEMAELLARTGKVVDGDELVATALRREAQGTTGLGEEIAIPHAKTDAVSAPVVGFARSAEGVEWGSLDGTKARLVFMIAVPEAAAVDEHLRILALLSRTLMDPGFRERLSAAVDEAAVLDVLSEIR